A single Salmo salar chromosome ssa19, Ssal_v3.1, whole genome shotgun sequence DNA region contains:
- the LOC106579288 gene encoding BTB/POZ domain-containing protein KCTD5 produces the protein MAELHVVEQSGTSTIEQTEHRDVRGSVRLASSSLMVLPRSSLPTSPGVSSTSRVVFGFSVKSNPSSPSEPAEKPGSRWVRLNVGGTYFVTTKQTLCRDTKSFLYRLCQEDPDLDSDKDETGAYLIDRDPTYFGPILNYLRHGKLIMDKNLAEEGVLEEAEFYNIASLVRLVKDRIRDNENRTSQGPVKHVYRVLQCQEEELTQMVSTMSDGWKFEQLISIGSSYNYGNEDQAEFLCVVSRELNNSTNGIVIEPTEKAKILQERGSRM, from the exons ATGGCTGAATTGCACGTTGTGGAGCAGAGTGGTACTAGCACTATAGAACAAACCGAGCACCGTGATGTCCGAGGCTCTGTTCGGCTGGCATCGTCCAGTCTCATGGTTCTGCCACGGAGCAGCTTGCCCACCAGTCCCGGGGTATCGAGTACTAGCAGAGTAGTGTTTGGGTTCTCAGTGAAGAGCAACCCCAGTTCCCCGTCAGAGCCAGCAGAGAAACCCGGATCCCGCTGGGTTCGCCTCAATGTTGGTGGAACCTATTTTGTCACAACCAAACAGACATTGTGCAGGGACACCAAATCGTTCCTGTACCGATTGTGTCAAGAAGATCCGGATTTGGACTCTGATAAG GATGAGACAGGTGCTTACCTGATTGACAGAGATCCCACATACTTTGGCCCCATTCTGAATTACCTGCGGCATGGGAAACTGATCATGGACAAGAACCTAGCAGAAGAAG GTGTCCTTGAGGAGGCGGAGTTCTACAATATTGCGTCATTGGTGAGACTGGTAAAAGACAGGATACGGGACAACGAGAACAGGACATCTCAG GGCCCAGTGAAACATGTGTACCGGGTGCTGCAGTGCCAGGAGGAGGAGCTCACCCAGATGGTGTCCACCATGTCAGACGGCTGGAAGTTTGAGCAG CTCATAAGCATCGGCTCGTCCTATAATTATGGCAACGAGGACCAGGCTGAATTCCTGTGTGTGGTTTCCCGGGAGCTCAACAACTCCACTAATGGCATTGTCATCGAGCCCACTGAGAAGGCCAAG